In one window of Chanodichthys erythropterus isolate Z2021 chromosome 23, ASM2448905v1, whole genome shotgun sequence DNA:
- the LOC137014453 gene encoding uncharacterized protein: MAALDQYINLVKGLFESGKTHAEISTHLQQMGVQRCSEMSVRRICFKHNLRRKRQVSDTELEAAMIGSIYETGSSYGRKFMTGYLSSLGVRAGESRVGKLLREIHQPYHELRRQGARNLNPVPYHAEYMGHKLHLDQNEKLVMFGVTHVLAVDGYSSKIIANATMPVKNNLVIYEEVYRSAVVNYGMWDQLRVDHGREFYMSLYMQEKLSRHRHNLSRQPYLQTASTMNLRVERIWPEVNNRVNYPLKQALVHLLDQEVINMEDSMTKFCTSNLACQLSQIGLNRVVQAWNAHRIPGRGIPNELAASGCPSKISDELLPNASVVANMYEQELGSSLTWTSTFGTDPFSSEEDRCHAEQDFVEKYPDISLLFNEAVNGEYSLFQDALLYLINVTQRYV; encoded by the exons ATGGCCGCTCTAGACCAATACATTAATTTGGTTAAAGGCTTATTCGAAAGTGGCAAGACTCATGCAGAGATTTCCACCCATCTGCAACAAATGGGTGTCCAGCGATGCTCTGAAATGAGTGTTAGACGAATCTGTTTTAAACACAACCTTCGTCGAAAAAGACAAGTATCGGACACAGAACTGGAAGCAGCTATGATTGGATCTATTTATGAG ACGGGGTCATCGTATGGCCGCAAGTTCATGACTGGCTATCTATCTTCACTGGGAGTGCGTGCAGGAGAAAGTCGAGTCGGAAAATTGCTGAGAGAAATTCATCAGCCATACCACGAATTGCGACGGCAG GGTGCACGTAATCTTAACCCAGTCCCATATCATGCCGAATATATGGGCCACAAACTACACCTTGATCAAAATGAGAAGCTTGTGATGTTCGGTGTAACGCACGTTTTGGCAGTTGATGGCTACAGCAGCAAAATTATTGCCAATGCTACAATGCCAGTGAAAAACAACCTCGTAATTTATGAAGAAGTTTACAG ATCTGCAGTAGTTAACTATGGCATGTGGGACCAGCTCAGGGTTGACCATGGTAGGGAATTTTACATGTCCCTATACATGCAAGAGAAGCTGTCAAGACACAGACACAACCTCAGCAGACAACCATACCTCCAAACAGCTTCAACAATG AATCTTAGAGTTGAAAGGATTTGGCCTGAAGTGAACAATCGGGTGAACTACCCATTGAAACAGGCCCTGGTGCACCTGCTAGACCAAGAAGTCATCAACATGGAGGACAGTATGACTAAATTCTGCACTTCAAACCTGGCATGTCAGTTGAGCCAAATTGGACTAAATAGAGTAGTGCAGGCATGGAATGCTCATAGGATCCCAG GCCGTGGAATACCCAATGAACTTGCAGCAAGTGGATGTCCATCAAAAATTTCAGATGAGCTGCTGCCCAATGCCTCTGTTGTGGCAAATATGTACGAGCAGGAGTTGGGATCGTCGCTGACTTGGACGTCTACCTTTGGAACGGACCCCTTTTCCTCTGAGGAGGACAGATGTCATGCAGAGCAGGACTTTGTAGAAAAGTATCCAGACATCTCTCTACTTTTCAATGAAGCAGTGAACGGTGAATATAGCCTTTTTCAGGATGCATTGCTTTACCTCATAAATGTAACCCAAAGATATGTATGA